A region of Allocoleopsis franciscana PCC 7113 DNA encodes the following proteins:
- the cysC gene encoding adenylyl-sulfate kinase yields MQHQGVTLWFTGLSGSGKTTIAKAVEHELKARHCKVEMLDGDIVRTNLSKGLTFSKQDRDINVRRIGFVANLLSRNGVVAITAAISPYRAIRNEIREMTQSFMEVYVNAPLEVCESRDVKGLYALARSGEIKNFTGIDDPYEEPLNPEVICYTAKESIEESVGKVIAELERYNYISMRQLATMAV; encoded by the coding sequence ATGCAGCATCAAGGAGTCACATTGTGGTTTACAGGTCTGAGTGGCTCAGGCAAAACTACCATTGCCAAAGCCGTTGAACATGAGCTTAAAGCCCGTCATTGCAAAGTTGAAATGCTCGATGGTGATATTGTGCGTACCAACCTATCTAAAGGTTTGACTTTTAGTAAGCAGGATCGCGATATCAACGTTCGTCGGATTGGCTTTGTGGCCAACCTGCTCAGCCGTAATGGCGTCGTGGCGATCACGGCTGCCATTAGTCCCTACCGCGCCATCCGCAATGAGATTCGGGAGATGACACAGAGCTTTATGGAAGTGTATGTGAATGCACCCTTAGAGGTTTGTGAATCTCGCGATGTTAAGGGTCTGTATGCATTAGCGCGATCGGGCGAGATTAAGAATTTTACTGGCATTGATGACCCTTATGAAGAACCTCTCAATCCGGAAGTGATCTGTTACACGGCAAAGGAAAGCATTGAAGAAAGCGTTGGCAAGGTGATCGCTGAGCTAGAACGATACAACTACATTTCTATGAGACAGCTTGCAACTATGGCAGTTTAA
- the holB gene encoding DNA polymerase III subunit delta', with protein sequence MIHHQPVVSEAFSTLLGQEQAIALLQGAIATNRMAPAYLFAGPPGVGRSMAAKSFIELFFCQALPPEKQPLVQKRLRQGNHPDVFWVEPTYLHNGIRLSRQEAAEKGLQRKAPPQIRLEQIREIAQFLSRSALEASRKMVVIDQAETMAEAAANGLLKTLEEPGQGTLILIAPSAESLLPTLVSRCQRIPFYRLAQSQMEQVLRQTGHEAILNEPSILAIAQGSPGDAIASFSQLQSIPEPLLEAVKKRPKSTRHALELAKTIAQSLDTEAQLWLVTYLQHCYWQSQHQPAMIQQLEQARKYILSYVQPRLVWEVTLLELIKN encoded by the coding sequence ATGATTCATCATCAACCCGTCGTCTCAGAGGCTTTCTCCACCCTCTTAGGGCAAGAGCAAGCGATCGCATTATTGCAGGGAGCGATCGCCACGAATCGCATGGCTCCAGCTTATCTGTTTGCTGGCCCTCCTGGCGTGGGACGGAGTATGGCAGCCAAGTCATTCATAGAACTCTTTTTTTGTCAAGCCCTCCCCCCGGAAAAGCAACCATTAGTACAAAAACGCCTGCGGCAAGGCAACCATCCCGATGTGTTTTGGGTGGAGCCAACTTATCTCCATAACGGTATTCGCTTGTCGCGTCAGGAGGCCGCAGAAAAAGGTCTTCAGCGCAAGGCACCGCCGCAAATTCGTCTGGAACAAATCCGAGAAATAGCCCAATTTCTCAGTCGTTCAGCGCTGGAAGCCTCGCGCAAGATGGTCGTGATTGATCAAGCAGAAACTATGGCAGAGGCCGCTGCTAATGGCTTGCTCAAGACACTGGAAGAACCAGGACAAGGCACATTGATTTTAATTGCCCCCAGCGCGGAGTCATTGTTGCCAACCCTCGTCTCTCGATGTCAGCGGATTCCGTTTTATCGACTAGCGCAGTCCCAGATGGAACAAGTATTACGGCAAACGGGACATGAGGCTATTCTCAATGAGCCATCCATTTTAGCGATCGCTCAAGGAAGTCCAGGGGACGCGATCGCCTCCTTCTCTCAACTCCAATCAATCCCCGAACCCTTGCTAGAAGCCGTCAAAAAGCGACCCAAATCAACCCGCCATGCACTAGAACTCGCCAAGACAATTGCCCAATCCCTCGATACCGAAGCACAACTGTGGTTAGTGACGTATTTACAGCACTGTTACTGGCAATCCCAGCATCAACCCGCCATGATCCAACAACTAGAACAAGCTCGAAAATACATCCTCAGCTACGTTCAGCCGCGATTAGTCTGGGAAGTAACCTTATTGGAATTGATTAAAAACTAA
- a CDS encoding heavy metal translocating P-type ATPase, with protein sequence MQVTPDIAPTTPTSSVETIALDVTGMRCAGCVSVVERQLSQHPGVVSARVNLVTEVAVVECETGTVDPASIAEQLTAKGFPSQPRAQAGRMPATPDTRTPAERHAQEAREQVRRLAIAAVLIFLSLIGHIGHWMDAPMLPVLSNIWFHWGLATLALLGPGRPIIIDGWKGLWHQAPNMNTLVGLGALTAYTASCVALFFPHLGWDCFFDEPVMMLGFILLGRTLEQRARRRAASAFESLLALQPKVARLIGKSTSTATSPGKGKGEIEQLGIEIPVEQVRVGEWLRVLPGEKIPVDGEVMAGQSLVDESMLTGEPIPVLKQPGDPITAGTLNQSGAIALQATRTGEETTLAQIVALVEEAQTRKAPVQKLADTVAGYFTYGVLAIASLTFLFWYLAGTKIWPHVLSPMADMMGHGMAQPTSTSPLLLSLKLAITVLVIACPCALGLATPTAILVGTTLGAERGILIKGGDILERAHQLDTIVFDKTGTLTTGQPTVTDCLPWLESGLFEGNESHRNGHGDTLLTQASATKLLQWAAAAETGTSHPLASAIRTTAHQQELPMLEAQDFYTEPGLGISAMVENRRVWLGNADWLAQQGIKMSDTVNQQVRVLADAGKTVVYVAVDGVLAGVLAARDVLRPDAKETVERLKALGFRVMLMTGDQLDSARAIAQQLLIHPDHVLAGVRPNGKAAAIQTLQSEGRRVAMVGDGINDGPALAQADVGISLHVGTDVARETAGIILMRVSATRPQDVRLLDVVESIELARTTFNKIRQNLFWAFGYNTLGIPAACGVLLPGFGIALSPASAGAFMAFSSVSVVTNSLLLRRAFKAKSN encoded by the coding sequence ATGCAAGTTACCCCCGATATTGCCCCAACAACACCAACGTCATCGGTAGAGACGATCGCTCTGGACGTTACAGGCATGAGATGTGCAGGCTGTGTCAGTGTTGTGGAACGTCAACTGAGCCAGCATCCCGGCGTTGTTTCCGCCCGTGTCAATTTGGTTACTGAGGTGGCAGTAGTCGAATGCGAAACGGGTACCGTTGATCCAGCCTCAATCGCAGAACAGTTAACGGCTAAAGGTTTTCCCTCTCAACCCCGCGCTCAAGCCGGCAGGATGCCTGCGACTCCCGACACCCGAACCCCTGCCGAGAGACATGCACAAGAAGCGAGAGAGCAAGTTCGTCGATTAGCGATCGCCGCCGTCCTAATCTTCCTCTCCCTGATCGGGCATATCGGTCATTGGATGGATGCGCCGATGCTGCCGGTGTTGAGTAATATCTGGTTCCACTGGGGACTGGCAACTCTGGCGTTACTAGGGCCAGGGCGTCCCATTATCATTGATGGCTGGAAGGGTTTATGGCATCAAGCCCCGAACATGAACACATTAGTAGGGTTGGGGGCACTCACCGCTTACACGGCAAGTTGTGTCGCCTTATTCTTTCCCCACCTGGGATGGGATTGCTTCTTCGACGAACCGGTGATGATGTTAGGCTTTATCCTCTTGGGTCGTACTTTAGAGCAACGAGCAAGACGACGTGCCGCCTCGGCGTTTGAATCATTGTTGGCACTCCAGCCGAAGGTAGCGCGTTTAATCGGCAAATCGACATCAACGGCTACCTCCCCTGGCAAGGGTAAGGGAGAAATTGAACAACTAGGAATCGAAATTCCCGTTGAGCAAGTCCGGGTGGGAGAGTGGTTGCGCGTGTTGCCTGGGGAAAAAATACCCGTAGACGGCGAGGTAATGGCGGGTCAGTCTTTGGTGGATGAGTCGATGCTGACAGGGGAACCGATCCCGGTGTTAAAGCAACCCGGAGACCCGATAACGGCAGGTACATTGAACCAATCCGGTGCGATCGCACTTCAGGCCACTCGCACGGGTGAAGAAACTACCCTAGCGCAGATTGTTGCCCTCGTTGAAGAAGCTCAAACCCGTAAGGCACCGGTACAGAAACTCGCCGATACCGTAGCCGGCTATTTTACCTATGGCGTGTTAGCGATCGCATCCCTAACCTTCTTGTTTTGGTACCTTGCTGGCACGAAAATCTGGCCTCATGTCTTATCCCCAATGGCGGACATGATGGGACACGGCATGGCTCAACCGACCTCAACCTCTCCTTTACTGTTGAGTTTGAAACTGGCGATCACCGTTTTAGTGATTGCTTGTCCCTGTGCCCTAGGACTGGCGACACCCACCGCAATTTTAGTCGGGACGACGCTGGGTGCAGAACGGGGCATTTTAATCAAAGGCGGCGACATTTTAGAGCGTGCCCATCAGCTAGATACGATCGTGTTTGATAAGACAGGCACCCTCACCACGGGTCAACCCACGGTGACGGATTGCCTCCCCTGGCTGGAATCCGGGTTGTTTGAGGGTAACGAATCCCATCGTAACGGTCATGGGGACACCCTTTTGACTCAAGCTTCAGCAACAAAACTACTGCAATGGGCAGCCGCTGCCGAAACAGGTACCTCTCATCCCCTCGCATCAGCCATTCGGACTACGGCGCACCAGCAAGAACTACCGATGTTAGAGGCTCAAGATTTTTACACCGAACCCGGTTTAGGGATATCGGCAATGGTGGAAAATCGACGGGTATGGCTGGGGAATGCGGACTGGCTCGCTCAGCAAGGTATTAAGATGAGTGACACGGTTAATCAACAGGTTCGAGTCTTAGCGGATGCAGGTAAAACGGTGGTTTACGTCGCCGTTGATGGGGTTCTGGCTGGAGTACTGGCTGCCCGTGATGTGCTTAGACCCGATGCCAAGGAAACCGTCGAACGCCTCAAAGCCCTGGGATTTCGAGTGATGTTAATGACCGGCGACCAGCTTGACTCAGCCAGAGCGATCGCACAACAACTCTTAATCCACCCTGATCATGTGCTGGCTGGGGTTCGTCCGAATGGTAAAGCGGCTGCAATTCAGACCCTGCAATCCGAGGGACGCCGTGTCGCCATGGTGGGAGATGGTATTAATGATGGCCCCGCTTTAGCTCAAGCCGATGTTGGCATTTCCTTACATGTCGGCACGGATGTAGCAAGAGAAACAGCAGGGATTATTTTAATGCGTGTCAGTGCCACCCGTCCCCAAGATGTTCGATTGCTGGATGTGGTGGAGTCCATTGAGTTGGCACGGACAACCTTTAACAAGATTCGGCAAAATTTATTTTGGGCGTTTGGCTACAATACCCTCGGCATCCCCGCAGCCTGTGGTGTGCTGCTTCCTGGATTCGGAATTGCCCTGAGTCCTGCGTCGGCGGGTGCTTTCATGGCGTTTAGCTCAGTGAGTGTGGTGACGAATTCGCTCTTACTGCGTCGCGCCTTCAAAGCCAAATCAAACTGA
- a CDS encoding FHA domain-containing protein has translation MAGQQKHHHLLIIEDDKGRKEFPLEEAVYSIGRDPKCEIRLFSQFVSRRHATLVRRQREDGSPYYRIVDGNLKGKPSANGLLINGRKLPAHDLEDEDEVVFGPQVSAKYYLLKRNDPNPTGPPDEFDITLISPGMMIGDPEEISSWE, from the coding sequence ATGGCTGGACAACAAAAACACCACCATTTATTGATTATTGAAGACGACAAGGGGCGCAAAGAATTTCCCTTGGAAGAGGCAGTCTATTCCATCGGCAGAGACCCCAAGTGTGAAATCCGCCTCTTCTCCCAATTTGTCTCTCGCCGACACGCTACGTTAGTCCGAAGACAACGAGAGGATGGTAGCCCCTATTACCGGATTGTCGATGGCAATCTTAAAGGTAAGCCAAGTGCCAATGGACTGTTAATTAATGGTCGCAAACTTCCAGCCCACGATCTCGAAGATGAGGATGAAGTGGTTTTCGGTCCACAAGTGAGTGCCAAATATTACTTACTGAAAAGAAACGATCCCAATCCAACTGGGCCGCCCGATGAGTTTGACATTACCCTGATTAGTCCGGGCATGATGATTGGGGACCCAGAAGAAATAAGTTCTTGGGAGTAA
- the tmk gene encoding dTMP kinase, with translation MRGKLIVFEGVEGSGKTTQLQRCSQWLEAIGLAERFGEGEKIPPVVVTREPGGTPLGLELRQLLLDAGTNPTRQSIEDRAELLMYAADRAQHVEELLNPQLKLGAIILCDRYTDSTVAYQGYGRGLDLTLIEQLNQIATGGLASDLTLWLDIDAEIGLKRARLRGSADRMEQADLAFHQRVQQGFAQLAASYPQRIVRIDASRSEDEVHSAIQQILRQRLREWVMGNG, from the coding sequence ATGCGTGGGAAGTTAATTGTATTTGAGGGAGTGGAGGGGAGTGGCAAAACAACCCAACTCCAAAGATGTTCACAATGGCTGGAAGCGATTGGTTTAGCAGAACGTTTTGGGGAGGGTGAAAAAATTCCGCCGGTTGTCGTTACCAGAGAACCGGGTGGAACACCATTGGGTTTAGAGCTACGTCAACTATTATTAGATGCAGGGACGAACCCTACACGGCAATCGATTGAAGACCGGGCAGAATTGTTGATGTACGCCGCAGACCGTGCTCAACATGTTGAGGAATTGCTCAATCCTCAGTTAAAATTAGGCGCGATTATTTTGTGCGATCGCTACACGGATTCTACAGTGGCTTACCAAGGTTACGGACGCGGTCTTGACCTAACCTTAATCGAGCAATTGAACCAAATTGCAACCGGCGGATTGGCAAGTGACTTGACCCTCTGGCTGGATATTGATGCTGAAATCGGGTTAAAACGAGCTAGATTGCGGGGCAGTGCCGACCGCATGGAGCAAGCCGACTTAGCCTTTCACCAACGGGTACAGCAGGGATTTGCCCAATTAGCAGCATCCTATCCCCAACGAATTGTCAGGATTGATGCGAGTCGGAGTGAGGACGAGGTGCATTCGGCGATTCAACAGATATTGCGTCAACGGTTGAGAGAATGGGTAATGGGTAATGGGTGA